The genomic region GGAGCACGACCCCGAGACGCACCTCATCCCCCTGGTCCTGCGCGCGGCCGCCGGGCGGGGGGCCATCAGGGTCTTCGGGCGGGACTACGACACGCCCGACGGCACCTGCCTGCGCGACTACATCCACGTCACGGACCTGGCCCGGGCCCACGTCTCGGCCCTGAACCTCCTGGAGCAGGGCGGCTCGCAGGCCCTCAACCTGGGCGTGGGCAAGGGCTTCAGCGTGCGCGAGGTCCTGGATACGGCGGAGCGGGTCACGGGCCGGAGCATCCCCCAGGAGGACGCCCCGCGCCGCGAGGGCGACCCGGCCGCGCTCCTGGCCGAGCCCACGGCCGCCAAGCGGGCCCTGGACTGGGAGCCGGAGTACGGCCTGGAGGACATGATCGCCCACGCCTGGGCCTGGATGAACCGTTAGCGCAACACTTCCGGGTTGAGGCAGGTGGGCGGCGCGCCGCCCAGGAGCATGGCCAGGAGATTCCTCGCCGCCAGCAGGGCCATGTCCCGACGGGCGTCGAAGGTGGCCGAGCCCACGTGCGGCAGCAGGACCACGTTTTTCAGTTCCGCCAGACCCTCGGCCAGGCGCGGCTCGTTCTCGTAGACGTCCAGCCCGGCCCCGGCGATGACCCCCTGGCGCAGCGCCTCCGCGAGGTCGTCCTCCTTGACCACCGGGCCGCGCGCCGTGTTCACCAGGATGGCCGTGGGCTTCATGCGCCGCAGGGTTTCAGCCCGGAAGAGGTGGCGCGTGGACGGGGTCAGCGGGGCATGCACGCTGACGAAGTCCGAGCGGGCCAGCAGTTCCTCGAAGGGGACCAGCTCGGCCTTCAGTTCGCGCTCCAGGATTTCGTTCCGCCTTCCCGAGGAACTGGTGTAGAGTACGGGCATGTCGAAGCCCCGGGACATGCGGGCCATGGCCGTGCCGATGCGGCCCGCGCCCACGATGCCCAGCGTCCGACCGGTGACGTCCGCGCCGAGGAACTGCAGCGGGCCCCAGCCGGTCCAGGAGCCGGAGCGCATGACAGCGTCCGTCTCCACCACCCGGCGGGCGGCGGCCAGGAGCAGGGCCCAGGCCAGTTCGGCCGTGGCCGTGGTGAGCACGTCCGGGGTGTTGGACACCGGGATGCCCCGGCGGGTGGCCTCGGCCACGTCGATGTTGTCGAAGCCCACGGCGTAGTTGGCGTAGCCGCGCAGCTTCGGGGCCGCGTCGAGGAAGGCCGCGTCGATGCGTTCGGTGAGCAGGCCGATGACGCCCTCGGCGTCGGCCACGGCGGCCAGCAACTCGGCCCGGGTGAGCGGCCGGTCCTCGGGGTTTACCGCCACGTCGCAGGAGGCGGCCAGGAGATCCAGGCCCTCCCGGGGGAGGCGGCGGGTGACGTAGACTTTCGGACGGATTTCAGGCATGGGGCAGTCCTCCCGTCGGCAGTCTAGGGCGGACGCGCCCCGGGATCAAGCGGCGGACCTTGTCCCGCCATGCGCCGCGAGGCGTCGAAGAGGCCGTATTTCATGCTGAACCTGCTGGACCTGACCTTCTCCGAACTGGAGTCCTTTTTCGTCGAGGACCTCAAGGAGCCGCGCTTCCGCGCGGCCCAGGTCTGGCAGTGGCTCTGGCAGAAGGACGCCCGCGACTTCGCGGCCATGACCAACCTCTCCAAGGCCCTGCGCGACAAGCTGGCGGCCCGGGCGGCGGCGGCCTGGCCCGAGGTGGCCGACGTCCGCGCGAGCCGCGACGGGACCATCAAGTTCCTCCTGCGTCTGGGCGACGGCAAGCTCATCGAGTCCGTGCTCATCCCCAACGACAAGCTGGCCCGCTACACCCAGTGCCTGTCCACCCAGGTGGGCTGCGCCATGGCCTGCACCTTCTGCAACACCGGGCTCATGGGCTTCGAGCGCAACCTGACCCAGGGCGAGATATTGGGCCAGATCCTGGTGGGCCGGGCGCACCTGGCCGCCTCGGGCCTCGCGCCGCTGACCAACCTCGTGTTCATGGGCATGGGCGAGCCGCTGCTCAACCTGGACTGGCTGCTCAAGTCCCTGGCCACCTTGAACAGCGACACGGGCCTGAACATCTCCTGGCGGCGCACCACGGTCTCCAGCGTGGGCCTGCCCAAGGGGCTGGAAGTCCTCGGCGCTTCCGGGCTGGCCCTGCCCGCGATCTCCCTGCACGCGCCGACCCAGGAATTGCGGGCGCGGATCATGCCCAAGGCAGCCCGGATTCCCCTGGACGAGCTGCTGGCCGCCCTGGACCGCTACCCCATGAAGCCGCGCGAGCGGATCACCTTCGAATACCTCCTGCTGCGCGGGGTCAACGACTCCCCGGCCCACGCCCGGCAGCTGCACAAGCTTCTCTGCAACCGGCGCTGCAAGGTGAACCTCATCGCCTACAACGCCACCGAGGACTCGCCCTACGAGTCCCCGGACACGGACGCCGTGCTGGCCTTCGAGAAGGTCCTCTGGGACAAGGGCATGACCGCCACCATCCGGCGGAGCATGGGCACGGACATCAAGGCCGCCTGCGGCCAGCTGAAGGCCGAAAGCCTCCGGGAGTAGGCGTTCCGGCGGCATGGACAACCCGGTTCGAAGCGTTTATGTTTTCACGCCCGGCCGCGCGGGGAGCGGCCGGAGGGGGTTCTGATGGGACAGTACAATGTGGCCATTGTCGGCCTGGGCCGCGTGGGGGCGTTCTTCCTGGAGCGCCTGCTCAAGCACCGCAAGAACGGCGTGAACATCGCCGCCGTGGTGGAGATGCGCGACACGCCCGGCAAGATCCTGGCCCAGGACGAGGGCATCCCGGTGCTCTCCCTGGACGCCCTGGCGGACAACAGCGACGACCTGCATCTCGTGTTCGAATTGACCGGCAGCCTGAACGTGCGCGCCCAGCTCAAGAGCGACCTGGCCCTGGCCGGGAACCACCACACCATCGTGGTGCCCGAGGCCGTGGCCCACTTCATGTCCGTGCTCCTGGGCGAGGGCGCCCTTCCCGACGTGCACCCCGACAAAGGACTCTGACCTCCATGCTCACTCCCGATTTCGCCAAGATGAACGGCCTGGTGCCGGCCATCGCCCAGGACGCCGCCAGCGGCGAGGTCCTCATGATGGCCTACATGAACGAGGACTCCTGGAAAAAGACCCTGGAGACCGGCGAGGTCCATTACTGGAGCCGCAGCCGCAAGGAACTCTGGCACAAGGGCGGCACCTCGGGCCACGTGCAGAAGGTCCGTTCCATCCGCCTGGACTGCGACAACGACACCATCCTCCTGCTCGTCGAGCAGGTGGGCGGCGCGGCCTGCCATACCGGCTACCGCAGCTGCTTCTTCCGCGAACTCAAGGACGGCGCCGTCGCCGAATGCTGCCCCAAGGTCTTTGATCCCAAGGAGGTCTACAAATAGTGTCCAGCGAAAACCTGCTCAAGCTCGGCATCCCCAAGGGCTCCCTCCAGGAGGCCACGATCAAGCTGTTCGAGAAGTCCGGCTGGAAGATCCGCATGCACGCCCGGAACTACTTCCCGGAGATCAACGACAAGGAAATCAAGTGCAGCATGTGCCGGGCCCAGGAAATGTCCGTGTACGTCGAGTCCGGCGTGCTGGACGCGGGCCTCACCGGCAAGGACTGGATTCTGGAGAACAACTCCGACGTGGTCGTGGTCTCGGACCTGGTCTACTCCAAGGTCTCCAGCCGCCCGGCCAAGTGGGTGCTGGCGGTCAACGGCGCCTCGCCCTACAAACGGCCCGAGGACCTGGCCGGAAAGAAGATCGCCACCGAGCTGGTGAATTTCACCAAGGGCTACTTCGACTCCATCAACGTGCCCGTGGACGTGGCCTTCTCCTGGGGAGCCACCGAGGCCAAGGTGGTCGAGGGTCTGTGCGACGCCATCGTGGAGGTCACCGAGACCGGCACGACCATCCGGGCCAACGGCCTGCGGATCATCGCCGAGCTCATGCAGACCAACACCCGGCTCATCGCCAACAAGAAGGCCTGGGATGATCCCTGGAAGCGCCGCAAGATCGAGCACCTGAACCTGCTTTTGCAGGGCGCGCTGCGGGCCGAAAAGCTCGTGGGCCTGAAGATGAACATGCCCAAGGCCAAGATGGCCGAGGCCAAGAAGCTCCTGCCCAGCCTGACCTCGCCCACCGTGGCCGAGCTGGCCGACACCGACTGGCTCTCCGTGGAGATCGTGGTGGACGAGGCCATTGTCCGCGATCTCATCCCGCAGCTCAAGGAGCTGGGGGCCGAGGGCATCATCGAGTACCCCCTGAACAAGGTCATCTAGGTTCCGGCCGCGCGCCGGACCCTGTGCGCGAAAAAGGAAGGCCCGCCCCGGCATCCGGGGCGGGCCTTCTTCACACTCGGGCCGGGAGGCCTGTCCCGGAGGGGCGGATTCGTGACGCCGCCGGATCGCCTCCGGACGGCCGCCGTCGGCTTTCCGCCGCGCCGGCTGCCGGTGAAAACCGTTGCGCCGCAAGGGTCGAGACGGAAAACGGCCTGGTCTCGGCCGCTAGCCGCCCGGCATTGCGCGACTTTTCCCGGCGGCGCGGGAGCGCCCCCTGTAATCGCCCGGAATCACTAGAGCGAGTATGGGTTTACAGGGTTTCCCGGTCCTGCTATAAAGACACTCAGCCACCTGAACCTCGCCCGAATCGGGCACCCACTCCCACACACCGACATCGGCATTGAACTTGCTCCCTGGTTCAGGACGTTTCGGCGCACCGCGCCGTTCACATGCAACAGGAGATCTGTTTTGAACGTACGAGCCATACTGAATTTCACCCTGCTGCCCTTCATGGCGATCATGGTCATCAGCATGGGCTGGACCCTGCATCGCAAGAACGCCGAAATCTCCATGCTCGAGGAGAAATTGGTGGACAACGAATACAAGGGCGAGGCCCGCCAGTTCCTGGCCAACGTGCCGGTGAACCCGGGCTCCGGGACCCGCGAGGTCCAGCAGGTGACCGTGACCGCCTACAATCCCACCCACGATCAGACCGACGGCGACCCGCTCATCGCGGCCAGCATGCGCAAGGTCCGGCCCGGAACCGTGGCCGTGTCCCGCGACCTGTTCGACCAGGGTTGGGTCTTCGGCAAGAAGGTGCGCATCGAGGGTCTGGGGATCTTCGAGATCAACGACCTCATGAACCCCCGCCACACCAAGCGGGTGGACGTGTTCATGTGGGACGAGAAGGAGGCCCAGGCCTTCGGCAAGAAGCGCATCAAGGTGGCCCTGCTGCACATCTAGGACGGTTCGAGCGCGTGAGAAGAGAGGCGTCCCCGGCCGGGGGCGCCTCTCTTTTTTTCGGGACGGGCCTAGTTTCCGGGCAGGGCGCGCACGCGCTCTTCCAGATAGTCCACGATCTCGTCCGCGTCGCCCCAGGTGATGGAGGCCACGCTCCCCGCCCGGCCGCGGATGTCGTCCATGCTCAGGCCCGTGGCCTTGCGGATCATGAATTCGTCCACCTCGCCGCCGTCGCAGACCTTGCCGCAGCCCCCCAGGCTGCCCATGAACAGGTCGTCCACGACCACCGGTACGGCGATGCGCAGCATGCCCGCGCCGCACTCCTCGATCATCGGCTTGCCGGTCTCGCGCAGGACGCGGGCGAAGTGTCTCCCCGCCTCGAGGCAGACCTCGGCAGCGCCGTCCCCGCCGCCGCGAATGGCGGGGCACAGCTCGTTGGCCCAGACCGTGTTGGCGACCAGCGGCCGCCCCTGGGCGTCGTTGATGGACGGGTTCAGCCCGAAACGGGCATGGATCTCCTTCCCCACTGCCAGCCATTGCTCCATGCTCAAGATCTTCAGCATGGCTCCCCCCTTGATTCGCCTCTGGGCCTTGTCGACGCTCTCTCCCCGGAGTAGAATCGATATATTGCGTGGCCGTGAGCGACCGTAACCCGGCAGGAAGCCGGAGGCAAGCCGGTTTCGCCCGCCGAAGCCGACCAACCAAGGAAACCATGCCCCTGCCCCAGTCCCTGCACCAACGGTTTCGCCGCTTTAGTTTCGGCGTGCCCTGGAACCTCTTCCTCATCACCGCCGGATCGCTCCTGGTGGCCTTCGCGGTGAAGTCCCTGGCCGCGCCCTTCGGCCTGCTCACCGGCGGCATGTCCGGCCTGGGCCTGCTCTGCTTCTACCTCTTCCCCAAGCTTTCGGCCGGAGCCTGGTACTTCCTGCTCAACGTGCCGGTCTTCGTCCTGGGCTGGGTCTCGGTGAGCCGCCGCTTCATCCTCTACAGTCTCTACGGCATGGCCGCCGTGACCGTGTTCATCGAGGCCATCGACTACGTGGCCCCCATCCAGGACGTCTGGCTGGCGGTCATCGCCTGCGGCGCCTGCATGGGCCTGGGCATCGGCATGGCCATGCGCTCCCTGGGCTCCACCGGCGGCGTGGACATCCTGGCCGTGATGTGCAAGGAGCGCTTCAACATCTCCATCGGCACCTTCGACTTCTGGTTCAACATCGCCGTGTTCGCGGCCGGATTCTCCTTCCTGGAGCTGAACGTCATGCTCTACTCCCTGGCCATGACCCTGATCATCTCCATGGTCACGGACTACTGCCTGCGGGTCTTCGCCAACCGCGTCATGGTCCTGGTCATCTCGGAACGGCCCCGGGAGGTGCTGGAGGTGATCCTGCGCCAGCTGGACCGTGGGGCCACCGTGCTCTCCGGCCGGGGCGGCTACACCGGGCACGACAAGGAAGTGGTCCTGACCATGATCAACGGCATCCAGCTCAAGCGGCTGGAGGAACTGGTCTATTCCATCGACCCCAGGGCCTTCACCATCATGGGCTCGGGGTTTCACGTGCTCGGCGAGGGCTTCTCGCCGCGCAAGGTCTACTGAGGAGGGCGTCATGGAACCCAGGCAAGCGCGCGCGGCCAGACCCGTGGCCCTGCTGACGGACTTCGGACTTTCCGACCCCTACGTGGGCCAGATGCGGGGGGTGCTGGCCCGGCTGGCCCCGGCCGCCCCGGTGCTCGACCTGACCCACGGGGTGGCCCCCTTCAACCTGCCCCAGGCCGCCTATTTCCTCGCCGCCAGCGCCCCGCACTTCCCGGAGGACACGGTCTTCACCGCCGTGGTGGACCCCGGCGTGGGCACGGACCGCCGCATCGTGGCCCTGGAGCGGCGCGGGCAGATCTTCCTGGCCCCGGACAACGGCCTGCTCGGCTTGATCCTCACCGGCCAGGAGCCGGTGCGGGCCTTCGACCTGACTCCGGACGCCCTGGCCCTGGGCCGCTCCTCGGCCACCTTCCAGGGCCGCGACCTCATGGCCCCGCTGGCGGCCCGCCTGGCCCTGGGCGAGGCCCCCTCGGTGCTCGGCCTGGCCATGGACCCCTCCGGCCTGGAGCGCGGCGCCTGGAGCTCCCCGGTCTTCGCCGAGAAGCGGGTCGCGGCCAGCGTCCTGCACGTGGACCGTTTCGGCAACTGCGCCCTGAACCTGCGCGAGAACGCCGCCGTCCCGGCCCAGGGGCTGCGGCTCCTCCTGCCCGCGCCCAAGCCCCTGCGCCGGGTGCGGACCTACGCCGACCTGGCCCAGGGCGAGATCGGCCTGCTCTCCGGCAGCCAGGGATTCCTGGAGCTGGCGCTGTACATGGGCTCGGCCGCCCGCTCCCTGGGCATCAACCCGGGCGCGGAACTCACCCTGGCCTGGGACTGACGCATGCACCCGGCGCGCCGGTTCCTTCTGGCCCTGTCGTTCCTCACGCGGCTCTGGCCCGCGTCCGCCGCCCCGGCCGAGCCCGAGGACATGGCCGGCTGCCTGCCGTTCCTGCCCCTGGTGGGCATCGTGCTGGGACTCGTGGTCTGCCTGCCCTTCGGCCTCGGGTTGTTCGCGGGCAAGCCCTGGATCCAGGCTTGGCTGGCCGCGGGCCTCTCTCTCCTGTTGACCCGGGGCCTGCACCTGGACGGGCTGGCCGACGTGTCCGACGCGGTCACGACCCACATGGACCGGGAGCGTTTCTGGCGGGTGGTCAAGGACAGCCGCAGCGGGGCCTTCGGGGTCATGGCCCTGGTCCTGGCCCTGGTGGGGCAGGTGGTGCTGCTGGAGGCCCTGTTCGCCGCCGGGCGGCCCCTGGCGGCGGCCTGGGTCTTCTGCGCCGGGCGCTGCGCGGCCGTGGGCCTGGCCTACGCCGTCAAGGACCTGGCCCGGCCGGGCCTGGGCTCCCTGTTCATGGCCGGGGCCACGTTGGAGAACTGCCTGGCCGCCGTGGCCGTCACCGTGGCCGCCGGACTGATCCTGGCCCCCACCTGGGGGCTGCTCGCGGCCGTGGTCCTGCCGCCCCTGAGCGTCTATCCCCTGTATCGCCTGGCGCGGCTGGTGGACGGGGCCAACGGCGACTTTCTCGGCGCGGCCGTCGTGGTCGGCGAACTTGCCGCCGGGCTGGGCCTGGTCCTGGCGCTGTGATTTTCGTCCTCCGGGCTGTTGACATTCCCTCCCCAAAGAACTATTTGCCCTTCCCCGCACCGGGGAAGAGTGTTTCATTTCCATTTCGGAGGATGATTCGATGAACGCCGTCGCCACCGCGCGCAGCCTGATTTTCCGCCGCAGCAACCTGAACCACGGGCTGCACGCCGCCCTGACCCTTTTGAGCCTCGGCCTCTGGCTGCCCATCTGGGTCGCCATGTGCCTGTCCCACGAGGGCTGGAAGAGCGGGCACAACTGGACCCTGGCCGGGAAGACCTGCGTGGGCCTGTCGCGCATCGAGCGCCTCCAGCTGGAGCCCGAGCAGCTCCGGCGCATGGCCCACCGCTAGTTTCGCCCTTGGGCGAAAAAAAGCCGGGGAGAAGCCGCATGGCTTCTCCCCGGCTTTTTTTGTCCGGTTCCGCTATTCGCCCACGGTGCGGGCGCGGGTCTTGCCGCCCGAGACCACGACCATGTTGCGGCCGTTGTTCTTGGCGGTGTAGAGGGCCTGGTCGGCCTGGAGCAGCAGCTCCTTTTCCTTCTGCAGGCTGCCCACGCCCAGGGATGCCACCCCGATGCTCGCCGTGACCTGGAAGGACCCGGCCTCGGCCTCGAACTCCGACTCCTGGATGCGGGCGCGGATGCGCTCGGCCAGCTTGCGGGCGTCCTTCTGCGGGGTGTGCGGCAGGAGCACGGCGAATTCCTCGCCGCCGTAGCGGGCCGCGAAGTCCGTGGAGCGCAGGCTGTCCTGGAGGATCGCGCCGATGCGGCGCAGGACCTCGTCCCCGGCCAGGTGGCCGTGGGTGTCGTTGACCTTCTTGAAGTGGTCCACGTCGAGCATGAGCAGCGACAGGGGCAGGCGATAGCGCTGGTGGCGCTTGAGCTCCTGCACGAGCCGCTCGTCCAGGCTGCGGCGGTTGTGGATGCGGGTCAGGCCGTCGTGGTCCGCGCGCAGCTTGATCTCGCGGAAGGCCAGGGCGTTGCGCAGGGCCAGGCCGAGGTGGTTCACGGCCGCGTGCAGGGTCTGGATCTGGTCCTTGCCCAGGCTCACGGGCTGGTCGCTCTGCAGGGCGAGGCAGCCGTAATACTGGTTGCCCGCCTTGAGCGGCAGGGCCACCACCCGGCCCTGGGCCGGGGGCTCGGAGGACGCGTTCTCGGGACCGCAGACGTGCTGCACGGTGTAGGAGTGCACCTTGCCGCCCATGCGCGCGGCGCTCTCGAGCATGAATTCGGCCCAGGCCGCCTCGGCCGGGCCCTCCATGCGGCAGGAGAGGAAGATTTCAGCCGAGACCTTGTCGGTTTCGGCGTCGCGCTGCCAGAACACGGCGTTCAGCAGCCGCACCGGCAGGAGCATGCGGAAGTCCCTGCGGGCCGAGAGGAGCAGGGCGGAGGGCTCCAGCGTCTCGGTGGCGCTGGTCAGGACCTTGTTCAGGAACAGGAGCTGGTCGGTCTTGCGGGCCAGCAGTTCGCGCTCCAGGAAGATTTCCTCGGTCATGCGGTAGATGTCGGAGTAGAGGCTCGTGACCTCCTTTGCCCGGAACAGCGCGTCCTGGACCTTGGTGCGGGTGAGCGGGCTGCGCACCACGGTGAGGAAGCCTTCCTCCAGGACGGCCTCCATCTCCACCGGGGTCTCCGACTCCTCCTGGAT from Desulfovibrio aminophilus harbors:
- a CDS encoding D-glycerate dehydrogenase encodes the protein MPEIRPKVYVTRRLPREGLDLLAASCDVAVNPEDRPLTRAELLAAVADAEGVIGLLTERIDAAFLDAAPKLRGYANYAVGFDNIDVAEATRRGIPVSNTPDVLTTATAELAWALLLAAARRVVETDAVMRSGSWTGWGPLQFLGADVTGRTLGIVGAGRIGTAMARMSRGFDMPVLYTSSSGRRNEILERELKAELVPFEELLARSDFVSVHAPLTPSTRHLFRAETLRRMKPTAILVNTARGPVVKEDDLAEALRQGVIAGAGLDVYENEPRLAEGLAELKNVVLLPHVGSATFDARRDMALLAARNLLAMLLGGAPPTCLNPEVLR
- a CDS encoding diguanylate cyclase is translated as MKRGKRPELMWGFGLNETERAQIQEATGPGFFLRNFTPKALPRAGTMKEAETPSAAWIPWRVWNSIPEQSREGFRGLEDTQRILIQEESETPVEMEAVLEEGFLTVVRSPLTRTKVQDALFRAKEVTSLYSDIYRMTEEIFLERELLARKTDQLLFLNKVLTSATETLEPSALLLSARRDFRMLLPVRLLNAVFWQRDAETDKVSAEIFLSCRMEGPAEAAWAEFMLESAARMGGKVHSYTVQHVCGPENASSEPPAQGRVVALPLKAGNQYYGCLALQSDQPVSLGKDQIQTLHAAVNHLGLALRNALAFREIKLRADHDGLTRIHNRRSLDERLVQELKRHQRYRLPLSLLMLDVDHFKKVNDTHGHLAGDEVLRRIGAILQDSLRSTDFAARYGGEEFAVLLPHTPQKDARKLAERIRARIQESEFEAEAGSFQVTASIGVASLGVGSLQKEKELLLQADQALYTAKNNGRNMVVVSGGKTRARTVGE
- a CDS encoding adenosylcobinamide-GDP ribazoletransferase, which codes for MHPARRFLLALSFLTRLWPASAAPAEPEDMAGCLPFLPLVGIVLGLVVCLPFGLGLFAGKPWIQAWLAAGLSLLLTRGLHLDGLADVSDAVTTHMDRERFWRVVKDSRSGAFGVMALVLALVGQVVLLEALFAAGRPLAAAWVFCAGRCAAVGLAYAVKDLARPGLGSLFMAGATLENCLAAVAVTVAAGLILAPTWGLLAAVVLPPLSVYPLYRLARLVDGANGDFLGAAVVVGELAAGLGLVLAL
- the rlmN gene encoding 23S rRNA (adenine(2503)-C(2))-methyltransferase RlmN yields the protein MLNLLDLTFSELESFFVEDLKEPRFRAAQVWQWLWQKDARDFAAMTNLSKALRDKLAARAAAAWPEVADVRASRDGTIKFLLRLGDGKLIESVLIPNDKLARYTQCLSTQVGCAMACTFCNTGLMGFERNLTQGEILGQILVGRAHLAASGLAPLTNLVFMGMGEPLLNLDWLLKSLATLNSDTGLNISWRRTTVSSVGLPKGLEVLGASGLALPAISLHAPTQELRARIMPKAARIPLDELLAALDRYPMKPRERITFEYLLLRGVNDSPAHARQLHKLLCNRRCKVNLIAYNATEDSPYESPDTDAVLAFEKVLWDKGMTATIRRSMGTDIKAACGQLKAESLRE
- a CDS encoding S-adenosyl-l-methionine hydroxide adenosyltransferase family protein, with product MEPRQARAARPVALLTDFGLSDPYVGQMRGVLARLAPAAPVLDLTHGVAPFNLPQAAYFLAASAPHFPEDTVFTAVVDPGVGTDRRIVALERRGQIFLAPDNGLLGLILTGQEPVRAFDLTPDALALGRSSATFQGRDLMAPLAARLALGEAPSVLGLAMDPSGLERGAWSSPVFAEKRVAASVLHVDRFGNCALNLRENAAVPAQGLRLLLPAPKPLRRVRTYADLAQGEIGLLSGSQGFLELALYMGSAARSLGINPGAELTLAWD
- a CDS encoding YitT family protein, with translation MPLPQSLHQRFRRFSFGVPWNLFLITAGSLLVAFAVKSLAAPFGLLTGGMSGLGLLCFYLFPKLSAGAWYFLLNVPVFVLGWVSVSRRFILYSLYGMAAVTVFIEAIDYVAPIQDVWLAVIACGACMGLGIGMAMRSLGSTGGVDILAVMCKERFNISIGTFDFWFNIAVFAAGFSFLELNVMLYSLAMTLIISMVTDYCLRVFANRVMVLVISERPREVLEVILRQLDRGATVLSGRGGYTGHDKEVVLTMINGIQLKRLEELVYSIDPRAFTIMGSGFHVLGEGFSPRKVY
- a CDS encoding PocR ligand-binding domain-containing protein; the encoded protein is MLKILSMEQWLAVGKEIHARFGLNPSINDAQGRPLVANTVWANELCPAIRGGGDGAAEVCLEAGRHFARVLRETGKPMIEECGAGMLRIAVPVVVDDLFMGSLGGCGKVCDGGEVDEFMIRKATGLSMDDIRGRAGSVASITWGDADEIVDYLEERVRALPGN
- the hisG gene encoding ATP phosphoribosyltransferase produces the protein MSSENLLKLGIPKGSLQEATIKLFEKSGWKIRMHARNYFPEINDKEIKCSMCRAQEMSVYVESGVLDAGLTGKDWILENNSDVVVVSDLVYSKVSSRPAKWVLAVNGASPYKRPEDLAGKKIATELVNFTKGYFDSINVPVDVAFSWGATEAKVVEGLCDAIVEVTETGTTIRANGLRIIAELMQTNTRLIANKKAWDDPWKRRKIEHLNLLLQGALRAEKLVGLKMNMPKAKMAEAKKLLPSLTSPTVAELADTDWLSVEIVVDEAIVRDLIPQLKELGAEGIIEYPLNKVI
- a CDS encoding 3D domain-containing protein, whose amino-acid sequence is MNVRAILNFTLLPFMAIMVISMGWTLHRKNAEISMLEEKLVDNEYKGEARQFLANVPVNPGSGTREVQQVTVTAYNPTHDQTDGDPLIAASMRKVRPGTVAVSRDLFDQGWVFGKKVRIEGLGIFEINDLMNPRHTKRVDVFMWDEKEAQAFGKKRIKVALLHI
- the hisI gene encoding phosphoribosyl-AMP cyclohydrolase; this encodes MLTPDFAKMNGLVPAIAQDAASGEVLMMAYMNEDSWKKTLETGEVHYWSRSRKELWHKGGTSGHVQKVRSIRLDCDNDTILLLVEQVGGAACHTGYRSCFFRELKDGAVAECCPKVFDPKEVYK